In one Vibrio rarus genomic region, the following are encoded:
- a CDS encoding cation:proton antiporter yields MHEDWAALGIAALGIVGLGCQWLAWRLKLPAILFLLLAGIIAGPISGWLQPQIIFGEHFFALVSLAVAVILFEGSLTLKFSEIKEVSNTVWSIVSIGALISWAVTSIATHFLLGFDWSISLLFGSLTVVTGPTVIVPLLRTVRPSARLSNILRWEGILIDPLGALFVVMIYEFIISSSSAQSMTVFGLIILIGFGVGVAAGAGVASVLRRGWLPEYLQPFAVLSIVLAVFAGSNYLESEAGLLTVTVMGIWLANAKEVSIQHILHFKENLTVMFITGLFIILAARIDLEDFQALGWSAVVLFVVIQLVSRPLSILFATLRSQLHFKEKVFLGWVAPRGIVAASISALFAIKLYAFGIEDAKLLVPLVFMVIIGTVVLQSISAKPVARWLDVAEPAPRGFLIIGANDVARPIALALSKYDLRVVVADSNWDYISQAKMSGLEFYYGNPTSSHADEYLDLIGIGHVVALSPDKHFNIMACMQYRSDFGGHRVFCLRDAKNNNDFKHMVSKEAYGQILFSAKHSFKKLATLINQGAEIKHTKLSESFTYQDYLQQYNRNLIQTLFIVTRLNRVQMVSEGQVCSPEPGEIIVSLIKKAWVGEDRRDH; encoded by the coding sequence ATGCATGAGGATTGGGCTGCGCTGGGAATTGCGGCGCTAGGGATTGTGGGGTTGGGTTGCCAATGGTTGGCATGGCGATTGAAGCTACCCGCGATTTTGTTTTTGTTGCTGGCTGGGATAATCGCAGGCCCTATTAGTGGATGGCTACAGCCACAGATCATCTTTGGTGAGCATTTTTTTGCTTTGGTCTCTTTAGCGGTGGCTGTCATTCTTTTTGAGGGAAGCCTAACGCTTAAGTTTTCAGAAATAAAAGAAGTGAGCAATACGGTTTGGAGCATTGTCTCTATTGGCGCGTTGATCTCTTGGGCGGTCACCAGTATTGCGACGCATTTTTTGTTAGGGTTTGACTGGTCTATCTCCTTGTTGTTTGGCAGTTTAACGGTTGTGACAGGGCCGACTGTTATTGTACCTTTGCTTCGCACTGTTAGGCCCAGTGCTCGGTTGTCGAATATTCTTCGATGGGAGGGGATCTTAATTGATCCTCTTGGTGCTCTGTTTGTGGTGATGATCTACGAATTTATTATTTCAAGCAGTTCTGCGCAAAGCATGACGGTGTTTGGTTTAATTATCTTGATTGGATTTGGAGTAGGCGTTGCTGCTGGAGCGGGTGTAGCGAGTGTACTTCGTCGCGGTTGGTTACCTGAATACTTGCAACCTTTTGCCGTATTAAGCATTGTTCTTGCGGTGTTTGCAGGCTCAAATTATCTTGAATCTGAAGCCGGGTTACTCACTGTGACTGTGATGGGGATCTGGCTTGCTAATGCAAAAGAGGTCAGTATTCAGCATATTTTGCATTTCAAAGAGAATCTGACGGTGATGTTTATTACAGGTCTCTTCATCATTTTGGCCGCCCGAATAGATCTTGAGGATTTTCAGGCTCTAGGTTGGAGCGCTGTAGTTTTGTTTGTTGTGATTCAACTTGTTTCTCGTCCTTTATCAATTTTATTTGCGACATTACGTAGCCAATTACATTTCAAAGAGAAGGTTTTTTTGGGCTGGGTTGCGCCTAGAGGGATTGTGGCCGCTTCTATTTCTGCTTTGTTCGCCATTAAGTTGTATGCGTTTGGTATTGAAGATGCCAAATTACTGGTACCTTTGGTCTTTATGGTCATTATTGGCACGGTAGTGTTACAGAGCATTTCAGCCAAACCTGTCGCTCGATGGTTGGATGTAGCAGAACCAGCCCCTCGTGGATTTTTGATTATTGGTGCTAATGATGTGGCGCGACCGATTGCGTTAGCCTTATCTAAATATGATTTACGTGTGGTTGTTGCCGATTCAAATTGGGATTATATCAGTCAGGCAAAAATGTCTGGTTTGGAGTTCTATTATGGTAACCCTACCTCTAGCCATGCGGATGAATATTTAGATTTAATTGGCATAGGGCATGTGGTGGCTCTGAGTCCCGATAAGCATTTTAATATAATGGCGTGCATGCAATACCGCTCTGATTTTGGTGGACATCGAGTTTTTTGTTTAAGGGATGCAAAAAACAATAATGATTTTAAGCACATGGTAAGTAAAGAAGCTTATGGGCAGATATTATTCTCCGCCAAGCATAGCTTTAAAAAGTTAGCCACCTTGATCAATCAAGGGGCTGAGATTAAGCATACCAAGCTGAGTGAAAGTTTTACCTATCAAGATTACTTGCAGCAATATAATAGAAACTTGATTCAGACTCTGTTTATAGTGACTCGCTTGAACCGAGTCCAGATGGTGTCTGAGGGACAGGTGTGCTCTCCTGAACCCGGTGAAATCATAGTGTCTTTAATTAAAAAAGCGTGGGTAGGCGAAGATAGACGAGATCATTAA
- a CDS encoding SDR family NAD(P)-dependent oxidoreductase, with translation MSNKVAFISGATGGIGFQVAKRLGQDGYTVILNGIEDDKGAERLVELKEAGIEAEYYGFDVTDEHAVTANINTIGEKYGHIDVVVNNAGGLGGRSPIEGMETDFFRKVMALNLDSAFFVSRAAIPFLKKSENASIINFTSNAAWNAGGPGAGIYGTSKAAVHTLTRALAKELAPANIRVNAVSPGTIDTPFHAQIKSTKPEVFASWANSIMLGRLGQPEEVASAISFLVSKDASFITAETLQIGGGQALGI, from the coding sequence ATGTCTAATAAAGTAGCATTTATTTCTGGCGCAACAGGTGGCATTGGCTTCCAAGTTGCTAAACGTCTTGGCCAAGATGGTTATACAGTCATTCTTAACGGTATCGAAGATGACAAAGGTGCAGAGCGTTTAGTTGAACTTAAAGAAGCGGGTATCGAAGCTGAATACTACGGTTTTGACGTAACTGATGAGCACGCAGTAACTGCTAACATCAACACTATTGGTGAGAAATACGGTCATATTGACGTTGTTGTAAACAACGCTGGTGGCTTAGGTGGTCGTAGCCCAATCGAAGGTATGGAAACAGATTTCTTCCGTAAAGTTATGGCTCTTAACTTGGACAGTGCATTCTTCGTATCTCGTGCTGCAATCCCATTTTTGAAGAAGTCTGAAAATGCTTCTATCATCAACTTCACATCAAATGCAGCTTGGAATGCCGGCGGCCCTGGTGCTGGTATTTATGGTACATCTAAAGCTGCTGTACACACTTTGACTCGTGCATTAGCAAAAGAACTAGCACCTGCAAACATTCGTGTTAACGCTGTATCTCCTGGTACTATCGATACTCCTTTCCATGCTCAAATCAAATCAACTAAACCAGAAGTATTTGCTTCTTGGGCTAATAGCATCATGCTTGGTCGTCTAGGCCAACCTGAAGAAGTTGCTTCAGCAATTTCTTTCTTAGTAAGCAAAGACGCTTCGTTTATTACTGCTGAAACACTACAAATCGGTGGTGGCCAAGCTCTAGGTATTTAA
- a CDS encoding transposase: protein MKSLAHMYCVHICAYAIMSNHYHVVLCVDKAQALALSDEEVVERWSLNHKIPTIIKDWLQLKVISNIDNSKCLSIIDKWRDRLWSLSWFMKELNYYIACKANQEDKCKGHFWESRFKSQALLNDTALLAAMAYVDLNPVRAGIASTPEESQFTSFKARVSHIKQNTMGKCHLKPFYNEALNEASDCLPFSAFDYFQLVDWTAREFRVGKSSINNQAPPILDRLKLKRKRWLYTCKYLERSRFTAIGSSDDVKHATTLLGKSKIHMYPMG from the coding sequence ATGAAGTCACTCGCCCATATGTATTGTGTTCATATTTGCGCTTATGCCATCATGAGTAACCACTATCACGTTGTTCTTTGTGTTGATAAAGCACAGGCTTTAGCTTTGTCAGATGAAGAAGTCGTAGAGCGGTGGAGCCTTAATCATAAAATTCCAACTATCATTAAAGATTGGCTTCAACTAAAAGTAATTAGCAATATAGATAACAGTAAATGTCTCTCTATTATTGATAAATGGCGTGACCGCTTATGGAGTTTAAGTTGGTTTATGAAAGAGTTAAATTACTATATCGCCTGTAAAGCAAACCAGGAAGACAAATGCAAAGGTCACTTCTGGGAAAGTCGCTTTAAAAGCCAAGCGTTGCTCAATGATACAGCGCTTTTAGCAGCAATGGCTTATGTAGATCTAAACCCTGTTCGAGCAGGAATAGCCAGCACACCAGAAGAGTCCCAATTTACATCATTTAAGGCTCGAGTAAGCCACATAAAGCAAAATACAATGGGCAAATGTCATCTCAAACCATTTTATAATGAAGCGCTCAATGAAGCTTCAGATTGTTTACCATTTTCTGCATTTGATTACTTTCAACTGGTCGATTGGACAGCTAGAGAATTCAGAGTAGGAAAATCCTCTATTAATAACCAGGCCCCCCCCATTCTCGATCGATTAAAATTAAAACGAAAACGCTGGTTGTATACATGCAAATATTTAGAAAGATCACGCTTTACTGCTATTGGCTCTAGTGATGACGTTAAACACGCTACAACTCTACTTGGTAAATCGAAAATACACATGTATCCGATGGGTTAA
- a CDS encoding SH3 domain-containing protein — protein MSDCDESSLLDSIIETLGIMAFCYIAYTATKALVSLLFVVVSWVMRGVYYVIAGLLIALDHVIYDKKDRKSAFNVDNIMHPRHSRALVNDKSRHRITIGLMVMGFIGGVSATVLNSADYHQHTTVAETAQVTAKSLNVRRHPSATAQVEFKLMHLDLVKVFKQSDSWSYIQAGQARGWVASKYLAQTKSRAKKLSKQLAKLTVEKANARNLPSMKGKVLFQLQGDGFVNILKQQQGWSLISTNGYEGWVATKLLASQ, from the coding sequence ATGAGCGATTGCGATGAATCCAGTTTATTGGATAGTATTATAGAAACACTCGGTATTATGGCGTTTTGTTACATTGCGTACACGGCAACAAAAGCGCTGGTGTCACTGTTGTTTGTGGTCGTATCTTGGGTTATGCGCGGGGTTTACTATGTCATTGCAGGGCTACTTATCGCCCTTGATCACGTTATTTATGATAAAAAAGATAGAAAGTCTGCATTTAATGTAGATAACATAATGCATCCACGCCATTCTCGTGCGTTAGTGAATGATAAAAGTCGACATAGAATTACGATTGGCTTGATGGTGATGGGCTTCATTGGTGGTGTTTCAGCCACGGTATTGAACTCGGCAGACTACCATCAACATACAACCGTCGCGGAGACCGCCCAAGTAACCGCTAAATCTCTTAATGTAAGGCGTCATCCATCGGCAACGGCTCAGGTTGAGTTTAAATTGATGCATCTCGATTTGGTAAAAGTCTTTAAGCAATCCGACTCTTGGTCTTATATTCAAGCGGGACAGGCGAGAGGATGGGTCGCTTCTAAATATCTTGCTCAAACTAAAAGCCGAGCAAAAAAATTGAGTAAACAACTGGCTAAGTTAACTGTTGAGAAAGCGAATGCGCGAAACCTGCCTTCCATGAAAGGAAAGGTATTGTTTCAACTGCAAGGCGATGGTTTTGTCAATATTTTAAAGCAGCAGCAGGGCTGGTCTTTAATTAGCACCAATGGTTATGAGGGTTGGGTTGCCACTAAATTGTTAGCGAGTCAATAA
- a CDS encoding sodium:solute symporter family protein, whose product MDLNTVIVGVYFLFLIAIGWMFRTFTSTTSDYFRGGGSMLWWMVGATAFMTQFSAWTFTGAAGKAYADGFAVAVIFLANAFGYLMNYLYFAPKFRQLRVVTVIQAIRMRFGSFNEQVFTWSGMPNSVISAGIWLNGLAIIASGIFGFDMTTTIVLTGLVVLVMSVTGGSWAVIASDFMQMVIIMAVTVTCAVVAIIQGGGVGEIIANFPTDEGASFVSGNDLNYLSIFGIWAFFIFVKQFSITNNMLNSYRYLAAKDSKNAKKAALLACVLMTIGPAIWFMPSWFIAGQGVDLAAIYPDAGSKAGDFAYLYFVETFMPAGMVGLLIAAMFAATMSSMDSGLNRNSGIFVKNFYEPICRPNATEKELVVVSKLTSTFFGIAIILVALFINSLKGLSLFDTMMYVGALIGFPMTIPAFCGFFIKKTPDWAGWGTLVVGGIVSYYVGFVITADMVANWFNLEPLTGREWSDLKVAIGLIGHLVFTAGFFCLTTLFYKPLSAERQADVDKFFNNLHTPLVAESAEQKVLDNKQRRMLGTLIAVAGVGVMLMFALPNPLWGRFIFILCGAIVMSVGLLLVKAVDDTTEELREQTAE is encoded by the coding sequence ATGGATCTCAATACAGTTATTGTTGGCGTCTATTTCCTATTCTTAATAGCAATAGGGTGGATGTTCAGAACGTTTACAAGCACGACAAGTGATTACTTCCGAGGTGGCGGTAGTATGCTTTGGTGGATGGTTGGTGCGACGGCATTTATGACACAGTTTAGCGCATGGACATTTACCGGTGCCGCCGGTAAAGCGTACGCGGATGGTTTTGCGGTAGCCGTTATCTTTTTAGCCAACGCATTTGGCTACTTAATGAACTACTTATACTTCGCACCTAAATTTCGTCAACTACGTGTTGTCACGGTAATTCAAGCTATTCGTATGCGTTTTGGTAGCTTTAACGAGCAGGTATTTACCTGGTCAGGTATGCCAAACAGCGTAATATCTGCAGGTATATGGCTAAATGGTTTGGCTATTATTGCTTCAGGTATTTTTGGCTTTGATATGACGACAACGATAGTCCTAACCGGTCTTGTTGTTCTTGTTATGTCAGTTACCGGTGGTTCTTGGGCCGTTATCGCTTCTGATTTCATGCAGATGGTTATCATTATGGCAGTAACGGTTACCTGTGCGGTGGTTGCTATCATTCAAGGTGGTGGCGTGGGTGAAATAATCGCTAACTTCCCAACAGATGAGGGTGCTTCTTTCGTATCTGGTAACGATCTAAATTACTTAAGCATCTTTGGCATTTGGGCATTTTTCATTTTCGTTAAGCAGTTCTCTATTACCAATAACATGCTTAACTCTTACCGTTACCTAGCGGCAAAAGATTCTAAAAACGCCAAAAAAGCGGCGCTACTTGCTTGTGTACTAATGACGATTGGTCCTGCAATTTGGTTTATGCCTTCTTGGTTTATTGCAGGTCAAGGTGTTGATTTAGCAGCTATTTACCCTGATGCAGGCTCTAAAGCTGGTGACTTTGCTTACTTGTACTTCGTTGAAACCTTCATGCCAGCGGGTATGGTGGGTCTTTTGATTGCAGCTATGTTTGCCGCAACCATGTCTTCTATGGATTCAGGCCTTAACCGTAACTCTGGTATTTTTGTTAAGAACTTCTATGAACCAATTTGTCGCCCAAATGCGACAGAAAAAGAGTTGGTTGTTGTTTCTAAGTTAACCTCTACTTTCTTTGGTATTGCCATTATCTTAGTCGCACTCTTTATTAACTCACTGAAAGGTCTAAGCCTGTTCGATACTATGATGTATGTGGGTGCCCTTATCGGTTTCCCTATGACTATTCCTGCTTTCTGTGGTTTCTTTATTAAGAAGACACCTGATTGGGCTGGTTGGGGTACGTTAGTTGTTGGTGGTATCGTCTCTTACTACGTCGGCTTTGTTATTACGGCAGATATGGTCGCTAACTGGTTTAACCTTGAGCCTCTAACCGGTCGTGAGTGGTCAGATCTTAAAGTAGCGATTGGTCTTATTGGTCACTTAGTGTTCACTGCGGGCTTCTTCTGTCTTACTACTTTGTTCTACAAGCCATTAAGTGCAGAGCGTCAAGCTGATGTTGATAAGTTCTTTAATAATCTGCACACGCCATTGGTTGCTGAGTCTGCAGAGCAAAAGGTACTGGATAACAAACAGCGTCGTATGCTAGGTACACTTATCGCGGTTGCAGGTGTGGGCGTTATGTTGATGTTTGCTTTGCCTAATCCATTATGGGGTCGTTTTATCTTCATATTGTGTGGCGCTATTGTCATGTCTGTGGGTCTGCTATTAGTGAAGGCCGTTGACGACACGACGGAAGAGTTACGTGAGCAAACGGCTGAGTAA
- a CDS encoding polysaccharide lyase 6 family protein, whose translation MKKTAIALAATFALSGCSLFSDTEQKTMTTADVNRSVLLDSERLTVIDRDSMEEAYQGEVVQLRNKILNAKEGDVIEIEAGKYRNLGQLTIEANNVTIKARKPGTAWITGLVQFELKGDNITIDGLVFTEGGPNERFGGVRMMGDSNILRNSTFYYFNDDYPYQPDTRRSEYPKYLWVSLWGKEGQVVNNRFEGKQKRGTLIGVQKNETPDNHIIKHNIFVDQKPNQYNEFDIKEAIRYNGNSWEAIRIGDSKSSQWPSNSQFVENLLVGMDGERELISIKSGGNVIGGNTIFASTALISLRHGKANVVEDNVILGNKKRLTGGMRIYDEDHVIRNNYIANTRGRDGLIAGNADLRGGIVINTGIIDVANGEQLDQSVKGKELNKQWTPKNIAIENNTLVDTEWGIVYGNQTHRVSLFDNKEVESIFSGVDIRFKGNLVDNSANPEFVAVRASADFPLRDATYSDEVYVGTVTEAGQIPAYSAELPSITTVNGFESAQNVGADVSKLTIITADIAGPDYVIK comes from the coding sequence ATGAAAAAAACTGCCATTGCTTTAGCTGCAACGTTTGCTTTGTCTGGCTGTAGCTTATTTAGTGATACTGAACAAAAAACCATGACCACAGCGGACGTGAACCGTTCAGTGTTACTAGACAGTGAACGATTAACTGTGATTGATCGCGACAGTATGGAAGAGGCGTATCAAGGTGAAGTTGTGCAATTGCGTAACAAAATCCTTAACGCGAAAGAGGGTGATGTCATTGAGATAGAGGCGGGCAAGTATCGCAATCTTGGTCAACTGACTATCGAAGCGAATAACGTTACAATTAAAGCGCGAAAGCCTGGTACAGCTTGGATCACTGGCTTAGTTCAGTTTGAGCTAAAAGGTGACAACATCACTATTGATGGTTTGGTCTTTACTGAAGGGGGGCCAAACGAACGTTTTGGTGGGGTTCGCATGATGGGTGATAGTAATATTTTGCGTAATTCAACGTTTTACTACTTCAATGATGATTACCCATACCAACCCGATACTCGTCGCTCTGAATACCCGAAATACCTTTGGGTTTCCTTATGGGGCAAAGAGGGTCAAGTGGTCAACAACCGTTTTGAAGGCAAACAAAAGCGTGGCACTTTAATTGGGGTGCAAAAGAATGAAACCCCTGATAACCATATTATTAAACACAATATTTTTGTTGATCAAAAGCCCAACCAATACAATGAGTTTGATATCAAAGAAGCGATTCGATACAACGGCAACAGTTGGGAAGCGATTCGTATTGGTGATTCAAAGTCATCGCAATGGCCTTCAAACAGCCAGTTTGTAGAAAACCTGTTGGTGGGTATGGATGGTGAGCGCGAACTGATCTCGATTAAATCGGGTGGCAATGTTATTGGTGGTAACACGATTTTTGCTAGCACCGCCTTGATATCTCTTCGCCATGGTAAAGCCAATGTGGTTGAAGATAACGTCATTTTAGGAAACAAAAAACGTTTAACCGGTGGGATGCGTATCTATGATGAAGATCATGTGATTCGTAATAACTATATTGCGAATACTCGCGGTCGTGATGGCTTAATTGCAGGTAACGCGGATCTTCGTGGTGGTATTGTTATTAATACGGGTATTATCGATGTGGCTAATGGTGAACAACTTGACCAATCTGTTAAGGGAAAAGAACTTAACAAGCAGTGGACACCTAAGAATATCGCTATCGAGAACAACACATTAGTTGATACAGAGTGGGGGATTGTCTATGGCAACCAAACTCACCGTGTGAGCTTGTTCGACAATAAAGAAGTAGAAAGCATTTTTTCTGGGGTAGATATCAGATTTAAAGGTAATTTAGTGGATAACTCGGCCAACCCAGAGTTTGTTGCGGTACGCGCTTCTGCTGATTTCCCACTGCGTGATGCCACATATTCTGATGAAGTGTATGTGGGGACAGTCACCGAAGCGGGGCAAATTCCGGCATACTCCGCTGAACTGCCCTCTATTACCACGGTAAATGGCTTTGAATCTGCACAAAATGTCGGAGCGGATGTGTCTAAACTGACCATTATTACTGCAGATATTGCAGGACCAGACTACGTAATTAAATAA
- a CDS encoding NAD(P)H-dependent oxidoreductase: MSHPIINDLNARYTAKKYDTNKRISAEDMEVLKEAIRLSASSINSQPWKFIVIESDAAKQRFHDTFANMHQFNQPHAKEASHIILFAHNPTFTKDDYRKVVDAEVSSGHLPADMYDTMLNGAFGFVENNTDETGFNGHWTKAQTYIAVGNTLHTLARMGIASTPMEGVDPALIGEIFSEELDGYQCDFALAIGYHLDGEDYNYGKPKARLATDDVITVV; encoded by the coding sequence ATGTCACACCCAATTATCAATGATTTGAATGCTCGTTACACCGCTAAGAAATACGACACTAATAAACGCATTTCAGCTGAAGATATGGAAGTACTTAAAGAAGCTATTCGCTTATCGGCGTCATCAATTAATTCACAGCCATGGAAGTTTATTGTCATTGAAAGCGATGCGGCTAAACAGCGCTTTCACGACACCTTTGCGAATATGCATCAGTTTAACCAACCGCATGCAAAAGAAGCTTCTCATATCATTTTATTCGCCCACAATCCGACCTTTACGAAAGATGATTATCGTAAAGTGGTAGATGCTGAAGTGAGTTCTGGCCACTTACCTGCCGACATGTATGACACAATGCTAAATGGGGCGTTCGGTTTTGTTGAAAATAATACCGATGAAACGGGCTTTAATGGCCATTGGACAAAAGCTCAAACCTATATCGCGGTAGGAAATACGTTACATACCCTAGCTCGCATGGGTATTGCATCTACTCCAATGGAAGGCGTTGATCCTGCACTTATTGGCGAAATTTTTTCTGAAGAATTAGATGGTTATCAATGTGATTTTGCTCTTGCTATCGGTTACCACCTTGACGGTGAAGATTATAACTATGGAAAACCTAAAGCACGTTTAGCAACAGATGATGTAATAACAGTTGTTTAA
- a CDS encoding sodium:solute symporter family transporter, translated as MDLNTIIVGVYFLFLIAIGWMFRTFTSTTSDYFRGGGNMLWWMVGATAFMTQFSAWTFTGAAGKAYNDGFAVAIIFLANAFGYFMNFAYFAPKFRQLRVVTVIEAIRMRFGATNEQVFTWSSMPNSVVSAGVWLNALAIIASGIFGFDMMMTIWITGLVVLAMSVTGGSWAVIASDFMQMVIIMAVTITCAVVAIVQGGGVGEIISNFPVGDTGSFVAGNNLNYLSIFSIWAFFIFVKQFSITNNMLNSYRYLAAKDSKNAKKAALLACVLMLGGVFIWFMPSWYIAGQGVDLAAHYPDAGSKAGDFAYLYFVQEYMPAGMVGLLVAAMFAATMSSMDSGLNRNSGIFVKNFYEPIVRKGQASEKELVTVSKITSAVFGICIILIAQFINSLKGLSLFDTMMYVGALIGFPMTIPAFLGFFIKKTPDWAGWGTLIVGGIVSYVVGFVINAEMVSHAFGLQELTSREWSDVKVAIGLICHIVFTGGFFIFSMMFYKPLSDKRQADVDKFFGNLATPLVAESAAQKKLDNKQRQMLGKLIAVAGVFIMFMALLPNETWGRLVFILCGFIVGGVGMLLVKAVDSSAENLEESVAK; from the coding sequence ATGGATCTCAATACGATTATTGTTGGCGTTTATTTCCTATTCTTAATTGCAATAGGTTGGATGTTTAGAACATTTACAAGTACGACAAGTGATTACTTCCGTGGCGGCGGTAATATGCTTTGGTGGATGGTTGGTGCAACTGCGTTTATGACTCAGTTCTCAGCTTGGACATTTACTGGTGCAGCCGGTAAAGCATATAACGATGGTTTCGCAGTAGCGATCATCTTCTTAGCAAACGCGTTCGGTTACTTCATGAACTTTGCGTATTTTGCTCCTAAATTCCGTCAGCTACGTGTAGTGACGGTAATTGAAGCAATTCGCATGCGTTTTGGTGCTACGAACGAACAAGTATTTACTTGGTCTTCTATGCCAAACAGTGTTGTATCTGCAGGTGTATGGCTTAATGCACTAGCAATCATCGCATCAGGTATCTTTGGCTTTGATATGATGATGACTATCTGGATTACAGGTCTCGTTGTACTGGCGATGTCTGTTACAGGTGGTTCATGGGCGGTAATCGCATCTGACTTCATGCAGATGGTTATCATCATGGCAGTAACAATTACTTGTGCTGTTGTAGCGATTGTTCAAGGTGGCGGTGTTGGTGAGATCATCAGTAACTTCCCTGTGGGCGATACTGGTTCTTTCGTAGCGGGTAACAACCTTAATTACCTAAGCATCTTCAGCATCTGGGCGTTCTTCATCTTTGTTAAGCAGTTCTCTATTACGAACAACATGCTTAACTCCTACCGTTACCTAGCGGCAAAAGATTCTAAGAATGCTAAGAAAGCGGCACTTCTTGCTTGTGTTCTTATGCTAGGCGGTGTATTCATTTGGTTCATGCCTTCTTGGTACATTGCAGGTCAAGGTGTTGATCTTGCAGCTCACTACCCTGATGCAGGTTCTAAAGCAGGTGACTTTGCTTACCTATACTTCGTACAAGAATACATGCCAGCAGGTATGGTAGGTCTTCTAGTTGCTGCAATGTTCGCTGCAACTATGTCTTCAATGGACTCTGGCCTTAACCGTAACTCAGGTATCTTTGTTAAAAACTTCTACGAACCAATCGTTCGTAAAGGTCAAGCTTCTGAGAAAGAGCTAGTAACAGTATCTAAAATCACTTCAGCGGTGTTTGGTATTTGTATTATCCTTATCGCACAGTTCATTAACTCTCTTAAAGGTTTGAGCTTGTTCGATACAATGATGTACGTTGGTGCTCTAATCGGCTTCCCAATGACTATTCCTGCATTCCTTGGCTTCTTCATTAAGAAAACTCCTGACTGGGCTGGTTGGGGTACACTAATCGTTGGTGGTATCGTTTCTTACGTGGTTGGTTTTGTTATCAATGCAGAAATGGTTTCTCACGCATTTGGTTTACAAGAGCTAACTAGCCGTGAATGGTCTGACGTTAAAGTTGCAATTGGTCTAATCTGTCACATTGTATTCACTGGTGGTTTCTTCATCTTCTCAATGATGTTCTACAAACCTCTATCTGATAAACGTCAAGCTGATGTTGATAAGTTCTTTGGTAACCTAGCTACTCCATTGGTTGCTGAGTCTGCTGCACAGAAAAAACTTGATAACAAACAACGTCAAATGCTTGGTAAACTGATTGCTGTAGCGGGTGTGTTCATCATGTTTATGGCTCTATTACCAAATGAAACGTGGGGACGTTTGGTCTTCATCCTTTGTGGTTTCATTGTTGGTGGTGTTGGTATGCTTCTTGTTAAAGCTGTTGACTCTTCTGCAGAAAACCTTGAAGAAAGTGTTGCTAAATAA